A single Dermacentor albipictus isolate Rhodes 1998 colony chromosome 3, USDA_Dalb.pri_finalv2, whole genome shotgun sequence DNA region contains:
- the LOC139057743 gene encoding uncharacterized protein, translating into MGWEPDQDERAWREVSISVSIIIQELLCGLRQEELVAGYRAYDGRTASRSNGEERTENERNFTGAARQNRQAPQRATSSEPEAMAVRRLELELEKVRLQLECERIALRRVELEQSGRPPSVSEGSDRHRDITDGIAQCAKVLKAYRLPCDADVPIWFEEVEKLFSSFQVPEHSRVHLIMPALTERVRYLLRSLNDEECTDYETVKKAVLDELKLTPAEYLGRFEKASKRKEETWAQFASHARTYLAYYLQSRNANTKEAMTELMVADRMKASLSSEALEYVLLREGEEWFKPVEVAKVLETFEQAKGKGRATKPAATASLTQQAKLASPQRTNLKCHVCHIQGHLARDCPKASNKEQQGKAPTVQKQRVQKVAVVTEERLPEQERVLSARVEILAQYASSGRSKLDLIPIMCGDIATEAVLDTGSEITVVRKSMLLVVLQELSGTVRLESAFGKTILANLATLPVGMHRPGAVIQPQRIDLVCAVTDELAKGVDCLLSKEDWELLQAQEKDEFGRESSPLLNTLRAMEWLRDGTES; encoded by the exons cttcaagatCCAACGGTGAAgagaggacggagaacgaacgaaactttactggcgcagcACGACAGAATCGGCAAGCCCCACAACGAGCAacgagcagcgagccag AGGCCATGGCGGTGagacgcctggagctggagctggaaaaggtgcgcctacagctagagtgcgagcgcattgctctaCGGAGAGTGGAGCTTGAGCAGTCGGGCAGGCCGCCTTCAGTGTCGGAAGGAAGCGATCGCCACCGTGACATCACGGATGGAATAGCGCAatgtgctaaagtgcttaaggcataccggttgccgtgtgacgctgacgttccgatatggtttgaggaggttgaAAAGTTGTTTTCATCTTTTCAAGTACCAGAACACAGCCGTGTACATTTGATCATGCCTGCCCTGACTGAGCGGGTCCGTTATCTTTTGCGTAGCCTCAATGATGAGGAATGTACGGATTACGAGACTGTAAAGAAGGCGGTACTAGATGAACTTAAGCTCACGCCGGCTGAATACTTGGGTAGGTTTGAAAAGGCAtctaaacgaaaggaggaaacttgGGCTCAGTTCGCGTCCCACGCTAGAACTTATTTAGCCTATTACCTTCAATCTCGCAATGCAAACACAAAAGAAGCTATGACGGAGCTTATGGTCGCTGACCGTATGAAAGCCAGTCTAAGCTCAGAAGCCCTTGAATATGTTCTTTTGCGGGAGGGTGAAGAGTGGTTTAAGCCAGTGGAGGTGGCGAAAGTGCTGGAGACTTTCGAACAAGCTAAGgggaaaggacgagcaactaaGCCAGCCGCAACAGCCTCATTGACGCAGCAAGCAAAACTAGCTAGCCCGCAGAGGACAAATTTAAAATGCCACGTGTGTCATATACAGGGAcacctagccagagactgcccgAAAGCTTCAAATAAAGAACAACAGGGGAAGGCACCGACTGTGcaaaaacaaagggtacagaAGGTTGCTGTTGTAACTGAAGAACGTCTACCAGAGCAAGAAAGGGTGCTTAGCGCTAGAGTAGAAATCTTAGCTCAATATGCTAGCTCAGGGAGGTCAAAGCTGGACCTAATCCCTATCATGTGCGGGGATATAGCAACGGAAGCTGTATTGGACACAGGTAGTGAGATAACGGTCGTCCGTAAAAGCATGTTGCTCGTCGTTTTACAGGAGCTATCGGGAACAGTAAGGCTCGAGTCGGCATTCGGAAAGACCATTCTAGCTAACTTAGCTACGCTGCCCGTAGGTATGCATCGCCCGGGGGCTGTGATACAACCGCAGAGGATCGATCTGGTGTGCGCGGTTACAGACGAACTTGCAAAGGGGGTTGACTGCCTGTTGTCAAAGGAAGATTGGGAGCTACTACAGGCGCAGGAAAAAGACGAGTTTGGACGAGAAA GTTCTCCACTGCTGAACACCCTGAGAGCAATGGAGTGGTTGAGAGATGGAACAGAGTCCTGA